A stretch of DNA from Onychomys torridus unplaced genomic scaffold, mOncTor1.1, whole genome shotgun sequence:
GGACCAAGAGAAGCCGGAGTTCCCACTACTCCTCGGTCAGAGTGAAGCAGGAACGTGAGGACCATGCACGGAGAGGTCGAGAGCATCACCAGCCCCGGAAGCCATCAGAACGGTGCCAGGGCagaactgggaagagagagcaACACCAGCACTCCAGTGGTTCCCACCAAAGGAGGAGCTGGGATGAGAGGCCTGTCAGTGGGCAGGGTCGGGATGGAGACAGCCAGATTCTGCAggcccaggaagaagagaggaacttTCAGGATGCCAGGCGCCTCCGCCAGGAGCATCGCCAGCAGAAGGAAGGTGCTGGTGGTGAGGCTCAGGAGGTGATCCCTCGCCCTGCTGGTAACAGAAGTAAAGAGGTGCCTGTTAAAGAAAAACCAAGCCTTGAACTTTCTGGGGCACTTCTTGAGGACACCAATACCTTCCGGGGTGTGGTCATTAAGTACAACGAACCCCCAGAAGCCCGGATCCCCAAAAAACGGTGGCGTCTCTACCCCTTTAAAAATGACGACATGCTTCCGGTCATGTACATCCACAGGCAGAGTGCTTACCTTCTGGGTCGGGATCGCCTCATCGCCGACATTCCCATCGACCATCCCTCTTGCTCAAAGCAGCATGCAGTCTTCCAGTACCGGCTTGTGGAGCACAGGCGTGCCGACGGCACAGCTGGACGGACGGTGAAGCCCTACATCATTGACCTGGGCTCAAGCAATGGAACCTTCTTGAACCACGCGCGTATTGAGCCACAGAGATACTACGAACTGAAGGAAAAGGATGTCCTTAAATTTGGGTTCAGCAGCAGAGAATATGTCTTGCTCCATGAGTCTTCAGACACCTCTGaagcagacagaaaggaagaggaagaggaggaaatggtgTCTGACAGCTAGCAACTGAGAAGCTTCCCGCAGTGTTAGAAACCATTGTGAGTGGAGGCCTTGGGTTGACTCTCCAGCGTGTCCTTTTACCTTAAATCTTTCCTCTGTTGCTGCCCAGCTGTGTGGCCCTAGGAGAACTCTGACTTCGTGTTTTGTTGAACTCGGTACAGCAGCCGCCTGACTGTGGGCGTTTGTTTGCAGAACAATCTCACCAACAACCCATGTGGAGTTTTGGAcaaagtgtgtgtctgtggtgggcGCATTCTGAACTGGTGCACAAGGAAACTTAAGCCCTTGGAATGTgcactgtggcttgttctctttgTACAATTTCTTGGGACCTATACAGTTGTTGAGCTTTGTGGACAAGGAGTTTTGCTTGGGGGACAAACTCTAGAACAGAGAATCTTAGTAAGCTTTGGGTGTCACCAAAACAACTTCCGACATACACCAAAGGTCAGCACATAGAAGCTGATTTGGCACTTAgtgtttttgggggggggtgacaATTTGCTACATGACCTCATTATTGACTGTCGAAGCTAAACGGACActctgtgacacctgtgtagacATGAGTATGTAGGGTGGTCATGACTTCTAATAGATGCTGGTGTCCTATCAAGCACTGTGTTCTGGAGCTGCGTCCTATGAGTATTCCTGATTCCGCACGAAACACAAGACATGGCAGCTTTGATCGTCTggtctttttcttcagctttgcattttcaaatgttacctctcttttctccctttgagaATCACACTGCCTGACTTTGTAGAGGAGTTGGGTAGTTTTCCACATTTCTAGGTTTCATCTTTGACTATGTGTTGGTATTTACTTCTCAAGGGTG
This window harbors:
- the LOC118575319 gene encoding smad nuclear interacting protein 1-like, with the protein product MQAALRMMAKQERSWWRPHPKEDALATLEVKQEPLSPEPVDATASASWSRSPGKRKHKSSGRRSESPRTKRSRSSHYSSVRVKQEREDHARRGREHHQPRKPSERCQGRTGKREQHQHSSGSHQRRSWDERPVSGQGRDGDSQILQAQEEERNFQDARRLRQEHRQQKEGAGGEAQEVIPRPAGNRSKEVPVKEKPSLELSGALLEDTNTFRGVVIKYNEPPEARIPKKRWRLYPFKNDDMLPVMYIHRQSAYLLGRDRLIADIPIDHPSCSKQHAVFQYRLVEHRRADGTAGRTVKPYIIDLGSSNGTFLNHARIEPQRYYELKEKDVLKFGFSSREYVLLHESSDTSEADRKEEEEEEMVSDS